The genomic region GGAACGCCGAACCGTCGGAACGCCGAACCGGTTCAATGGTTTTGGGACCTTAGCCTACGAACACGGTTTTGGTGGTGCAGAAATCCTTGATTCCGGCCTCCGACAATTCCCGCCCATAGCCCGATTTTTTCACCCCGCCAATTGGCAGACGGGAATCCGAACGAACGACAGCGTTGATGAACACACTGCCTGCTTCGAGCCGGCGGCTCAGGCGTTCGGCGCGGGCAATGTCGCCAGTCCAGATGGCGGCGCTGAGGCCGTAGCGCGACTGGTTGGCAAGCCGGATAGCCTCCTCTTCGTCCGCGACCTCGGTGATGGCGGCAATCGGCCCGAAGGTTTCTTCCCGAAACACCACCGAATCCGGCCCCACATTGTCCAGCAGCGTTGGCTCGAAATTGCAATCCCGCCGTTTGCCCCCCACCAGCAGCGTGGCGCCTTCCGACAGGGCCGTTTGCAACTGTTTTTCCAGATTTTCGGCCAGATCCAACCGGGCCAGCGGCCCCATTTTGACCTCCGCCGCCGTCGGGTCGCCCTGTTGCAGCCCGGCGATCAGGGCTTTCACTTTTTCGGTGAAGGCCGGTTTGACCGCTTTTTCCACCAGAAACCGCTTGGCGGCAATGCAGACCTGGCCCGCATTCATCATCCGGGACTGTACGGCGGCCTCCGCGGCCTTGTCCAGATCAGCGTCGGCCAGCACAATCAGCGGGTCGCTGCCGCCCAGTTCCAGCACCGATTTTTTGATATTTTTTCCGGCCAATGCCGCCACCGACGAACCGGCCCGTTCGCTGCCGGTGAGCGTCACCATGCCTACCCGGTCGTCAGCGAGCAGCCGTTCGACGGCGTCGGTGTCCGCGATGAGCGCCTGAAAAATGCCTTCGGGGAAGCCCGCCGCCCGGTAGGCTTTTTCGATCGCCAGCGCGCAGCCAAACACGTTCGGCGCGTGTTTCAGCAGGGTGACATTTCCGGCCATCAGCGCCGGCACCGAGTATCGGAACACCTGCCAGAACGGAAAATTCCAGGGCATGACGGCCAGCACCACCCCGACCGGTTCGTACACGACCCGGCTCCGCTGGGCATCGGTCGGAATATCCTCGGGCTGTAGCAATCGCTCGGCCTGCTCGGCGTAGTAATCGCACTGACCGGCGCATTTGTCGATTTCTCCCAGCGATTCTGCCCGGATTTTGCCCATTTCGGCGGTAATGAGGTCGGCGAGTTCGTCCTTGTGCGTGCGCAGATACGCGCCCAGATTTTTGAAGAACTGGCCCCGGTCGGCAAACGACAGCTCCCGCCAGTGGCTCTGGGCCGTAACCGCCTGCGCCAGTTTGGTTTCGATCTGCGGCGGCGTCTCCTCGGTAAATTCCTGAATAACGTCGAGCGTAAAAGGATTGATGCTTTTAAATTGCTTCATAAGAAAAGGGGTTGGATCGCGACCCGGGTCGCGATCCCCATTAAATCAGCTGACGTACCACCCCAGCGGGGCTTCGTCGAGATACACATTGATTTGTTTCGTTTCCAGATAGGCGTCGATGCCGTACTTGCCTAGCTCCCGACCGATGCCGCTTTTCTTGTAACCGCCCCAGGGCAGTTCGTTGAACGTCGGATGGTAGTTATTGATCCAGGTAATGCCCGCCCGGATTTGCCGGATGACGCGGTGCCCCCGGCTGATGTCTCTGGTAAAGACGCCCGCGGCCAGCCCATACTCTGTATCATTCGCCAGTCTGACGGCTTCTTCTTCCGTATCAAACGGAATAACTGCCAGCACGGGTCCGAAGATTTCTTCCCGGGCAATTTTCATGTCTGGGGTAACATCGGTAAAAATGGTCGGCTCCACGAAATTTCCCTGCGCAAAGGTTTCTCCTTCCGGACGTTTGCCACCGGTCAGCAGCGTAGCGCCCTCCGCTTTGCCGATTTCGATATAGCTTTCCACTTTTTCGCGGTGCTCGGCTGATACCAGCGGCCCCATCCGAACGTCGGCCGCAAGACCGTGCCCCAGTTTGATGCTCCGGGCAATGTCGGCCACGCGGCCCACAAATTCGTCGTGCACCGACCGTTCGACCAGCAGCCGCGAGCCCGCCGAGCAGACTTCGCCCTGGTTGGCAAAAGCCGCGAAGGCGACCCATTCGGCGGCGTTAGTCAGGTCGGCGTCGGCAAAAACGACAACCGGATTTTTGCCGCCAAGTTCAAGCGTGACCCGCTTGATGTTCCGGGCCGCCGCCTGCATAATCAGGCTGCCCGTATCGGTGCCGCCGGTAAAGGCAATCTTGTCCACATCCGGATGGGCCGACAGCGCCGCCCCGGCCACCTCGCCAGCGCCGGTGACGATGTTGACGACCCCCGGCGGAAAATCCAGGCTGGTGATGAGTCGGCCCAGTTCGAGGGCGCTCAGGGGCGTCAGTTCCGACGGTTTGAGCACGACCGTACAGCCCGCCGCCAGGGCCGGAGCCAGTTTCCAGGCGGCCATCATGAGCGGGTAGTTCCAGGGAATGATCTGGGCGGCGACGCCTACGGGTTCGCGCACCACCATACTCAGCATGTTCATCGGCACGGGCACGGTTTCGCCCATGACTTTGGTAGCCAGTCCGGCGTAGTATTCAAAGCAGGCCGCCGAATCGCTGACGTCGGCTTCGGCTTCGGCCAGCGGTTTGCCGTTGTTGCGGGTATCGAGTTCGGCCAGGCGGGCGGCGTTTTCCCGAATGGAGGCGGCCAGCGCCAGCAGGAGTTTTGCCCGGTTCTGGGCGTTGTCGTCGGCCTTCCAGGTGCCTTCGTCGAACGCTTTCCGGGCGGCGGCCACGGCCCGGTCCACGTCTTCGGCGGTGGCTTCGGGGACCGTGGCGAGTACGTCGCCGTTCCCGGGGTCGGTGATGGTGCGGGTGCCGCCGTCTGAGGCCCCGACCCACTCGCCGTTGATGAGCATCGCATACGAGGCCGGGCCGGATTGCGGGCGGGGAGTGCTATCCGCCGCCGCGGTGCCAATTTCTAAGGTATCCATGACTTTGTTGTTGGGATTGTCAACGTGGTTAAGCCAGATTGATTTTGGGTTGAAAGCCTGATCCTGTCGGGCGCTATTCTTCCGCCAGGGTCGCTTTTTCGACGGGCCAGTTTAAAAAGACCTCCGAACAGTCTTCCAGTGCTCCAACGGCGTCGGGCCGAACGGAAACATCTACCTTATCCCCGGTTTCGGTCAGTTCGCAGTGGATTTTCCACTGATGGCCCAGAAACGTCCGGCCGGTCAGCCGGGCGGGCAGGGCAAATCCGTCGGCGGGCCGCTGTCGATGAATCAGAACGTGCTCCGGACGGATAAAGAGGAAGGCTTTTCCGGGCGGGACGACTGCCGCCTCCGCCACCGGAACGGGCACCGACCCTTTTCGCAGATGCCGGCCGTCGAAGTCGCCGGAGAGCGTGTTGTTTTCGCCGATAAAATCGGCCACAAAGCGCGTTCGGGGATGATCGTACACCGTTTGCGGGTCGTCCAGCTGTTCGATGACGCCCCGGTTCATGACCGCAATCCGGTCCGACATGGTCAGCGCCTCCTCCTGGTCGTGGGTGACAAAGACGAACGTGATGCCCAACTGCTGGTGCAGGTTTTTCAGTTCCTGCTGCATCTGCTTTCGCAGTTTCAGGTCGAGGGCGGCCAGCGGCTCGTCCAGCAGCAGGACTTTAGGCCGGTTTACGATGGCGCGGGCCAGGGCAATCCGCTGCTGCTGCCCGCCGGAGAGTTCCTTCGGTTTGCGGGTTTCGAAGGTTTCCATGCGCACCATTGCCAGTCCCTGCCGGACCAGCCCGGCAATCTCCGTTTTGCCCAACCCTTTCTGTTTCAGACCAAAGGCGACGTTGTCGAAGACGCTCAGATGCGGAAAAAGGGCGTAGTTCTGAAAAACGGTATTGACGTTCCGACGGTAGGGCGGCCGGTCCGTGATGTCCTCGCCATCGAGCAGCACCCGCCCGGCCGTAGGCGCTTCGAAGCCCGCAATCATCCGCAGCAGCGTGGTTTTCCCGCAGCCGCTCGGGCCGAGCAGCGTCAGGAATTCGCCCCGGTGAATCGCCAGATCGAGTGAAGGAATCACCCGGTTGGAACCGAATGATTTTTCAATGCGCTCCAGCCGGACCAGGTAGTCCGCGGGCGGGCCGGGAGGCAAAACCGTTGAAACGGTTGGATTGGTTGCGTTCATCGTCGTTTCCGGCCCACGGTTTAAACCGTGGGCTATGGCATGGTTATCAATACCTTTGAACACTAACTCACGGTTTAAACCGTAGGCTAGGAAACGGTTATCATTACGTGGTCCGTTCGTCCCCAGTCCACGGTTTAAACCGTGGGTTTGGAAATGGTTGATGGTCATTCCGCGAACCGTTAAAACGGTTTACGCTCCGGCAATCGGCCGCGTCTCCCGTTCTCCGTACCGCACCGTCAGCAGCAGAGCCAGCAGCGAAAGGGCAAAAATCACCGTCGAAATGGCGTTTACTTCCGGCGTAATGCCCCGGCGCATCATCGTGTAAATTTCAATCGGCAGCGTGTTGTCCCGCGCAATGAGGAAAAACGTCACCGGAATTTCGTCCAGCGACAGCGTGAACGACAGCAGCGCCGCGCCGATCAGGGCCGTCCGGATATTGGGCAGCACCACCCGAAAAAAAGCCTGCACGGGCGTGGCCCCCAGGTCGGCGGCGGCTTCTTCCAGAAAAGGGTCCAGCCGTTTGAGCCGGGCATATACCTGCGTCAGCACAATGCAGATCAGGAAGGTGGTGTGCCCGATGGTCACGGCGGTCAGCGAAATCGGGATGCCCAGCAGCGGAAAAAACGACAGCATCGCCACGCCCGTCAGGATGCCCGGCAGCGTGATCGGCAGTAGCATCACCCGTTCGAAGAACCGTTTCAGCCGGAAGTCATATTGCTGCATCGCCAGCGCGCCCGTCACGCCAATCACCAGCGCCACGACCGTTCCGCAGACCGCCACCAGTAAGCTGATTTTCAGCGCCTGCTGCAGGGATTCGTTCTGCGTCATGATGCCGTACCATTTCAGCGAAAAGCCCCGCATCGGAAACGAGTTGACCGTATCTGGATTGAACGAATACAGCACGACCATCCCCATCGGAAAGTAAAGAAAGGTCATTACCCCCAGCGCCGCCGCGCCGATCAGCCCGTTCAGCAGATTGACCGAAGACGGCCGAGCCGTCAGGCGCACGTCGTCCGCCGCCGTTTCGGAATCTATTGCCGGTGAAATCCTGGTTTGCATACGCTCTTTTTTTACGCTCGGGCTGATTCCAGACTCGAAAACCGTTTTTCCGCCCGGCTCGACAACTCCAGCACCGCCAGCACCACCAACAGCAGCACAATGCCGATGGCCGACCCCAGCGGTTTGTCGTTCGACGTGCCGAACATATTCTGAAAAATCGTGGAGATAAACAGCGTATCCGGCCCACCGAGCAGAATCGGCGCGAGAAAATCCCCCAGCGAAAGCACAAAAGCGAACGTCCCGCCCGCAATGATACCCGGCAGACTTAGCGGAAAGACCACCTTCCGGAAGGTCGTCCAGCGGCCCGCCCCCAAGTCTTTCGAAGCCTCCACCAGCGCCCGCGGAATCTGCTCAAAAGCGGTATACACCGGCATCAGCACAAAGGGCGTGTAGATATGGACCATGCAGATGAACACCGCCACATCGCTGTACAGCAGGACGCGGATGGGCTCGTCTGTCAGACCCACGTACCGCAGAGCCGAGTTCAGGACGCCCTCCTCCCCCAGGATGATTTTCCAGGCATACGCCCGCACAATGTAGCTCACCCAGAGCGGCAGGATAATGAGCGTGTACAGCAGCGTTTTGTTGCGGGTCGCCTTGAAAGCGATGTAGTAGGCCAGCGGCAGACTCAGCAGCAGACAACCCAGCATCACCGCCGCCGCCAGGGCAAACGTCTTTCCCAGCGTGCCGTAATAGAGCGGACCCGTCGCAAAACGCCGGTAGGAGTCCAGCGAAAAGCCCGGTTGCAGCAGTCCGAAATCATC from Tellurirhabdus rosea harbors:
- a CDS encoding NAD-dependent succinate-semialdehyde dehydrogenase; translation: MKQFKSINPFTLDVIQEFTEETPPQIETKLAQAVTAQSHWRELSFADRGQFFKNLGAYLRTHKDELADLITAEMGKIRAESLGEIDKCAGQCDYYAEQAERLLQPEDIPTDAQRSRVVYEPVGVVLAVMPWNFPFWQVFRYSVPALMAGNVTLLKHAPNVFGCALAIEKAYRAAGFPEGIFQALIADTDAVERLLADDRVGMVTLTGSERAGSSVAALAGKNIKKSVLELGGSDPLIVLADADLDKAAEAAVQSRMMNAGQVCIAAKRFLVEKAVKPAFTEKVKALIAGLQQGDPTAAEVKMGPLARLDLAENLEKQLQTALSEGATLLVGGKRRDCNFEPTLLDNVGPDSVVFREETFGPIAAITEVADEEEAIRLANQSRYGLSAAIWTGDIARAERLSRRLEAGSVFINAVVRSDSRLPIGGVKKSGYGRELSEAGIKDFCTTKTVFVG
- a CDS encoding aldehyde dehydrogenase family protein, with the translated sequence MDTLEIGTAAADSTPRPQSGPASYAMLINGEWVGASDGGTRTITDPGNGDVLATVPEATAEDVDRAVAAARKAFDEGTWKADDNAQNRAKLLLALAASIRENAARLAELDTRNNGKPLAEAEADVSDSAACFEYYAGLATKVMGETVPVPMNMLSMVVREPVGVAAQIIPWNYPLMMAAWKLAPALAAGCTVVLKPSELTPLSALELGRLITSLDFPPGVVNIVTGAGEVAGAALSAHPDVDKIAFTGGTDTGSLIMQAAARNIKRVTLELGGKNPVVVFADADLTNAAEWVAFAAFANQGEVCSAGSRLLVERSVHDEFVGRVADIARSIKLGHGLAADVRMGPLVSAEHREKVESYIEIGKAEGATLLTGGKRPEGETFAQGNFVEPTIFTDVTPDMKIAREEIFGPVLAVIPFDTEEEAVRLANDTEYGLAAGVFTRDISRGHRVIRQIRAGITWINNYHPTFNELPWGGYKKSGIGRELGKYGIDAYLETKQINVYLDEAPLGWYVS
- a CDS encoding ABC transporter ATP-binding protein, with the translated sequence MNATNPTVSTVLPPGPPADYLVRLERIEKSFGSNRVIPSLDLAIHRGEFLTLLGPSGCGKTTLLRMIAGFEAPTAGRVLLDGEDITDRPPYRRNVNTVFQNYALFPHLSVFDNVAFGLKQKGLGKTEIAGLVRQGLAMVRMETFETRKPKELSGGQQQRIALARAIVNRPKVLLLDEPLAALDLKLRKQMQQELKNLHQQLGITFVFVTHDQEEALTMSDRIAVMNRGVIEQLDDPQTVYDHPRTRFVADFIGENNTLSGDFDGRHLRKGSVPVPVAEAAVVPPGKAFLFIRPEHVLIHRQRPADGFALPARLTGRTFLGHQWKIHCELTETGDKVDVSVRPDAVGALEDCSEVFLNWPVEKATLAEE
- a CDS encoding ABC transporter permease yields the protein MQTRISPAIDSETAADDVRLTARPSSVNLLNGLIGAAALGVMTFLYFPMGMVVLYSFNPDTVNSFPMRGFSLKWYGIMTQNESLQQALKISLLVAVCGTVVALVIGVTGALAMQQYDFRLKRFFERVMLLPITLPGILTGVAMLSFFPLLGIPISLTAVTIGHTTFLICIVLTQVYARLKRLDPFLEEAAADLGATPVQAFFRVVLPNIRTALIGAALLSFTLSLDEIPVTFFLIARDNTLPIEIYTMMRRGITPEVNAISTVIFALSLLALLLTVRYGERETRPIAGA
- a CDS encoding ABC transporter permease, which encodes MLRLPTRFWLLFAPLALWMVAFLMLPYARVLVQSFYTVDDFGLLQPGFSLDSYRRFATGPLYYGTLGKTFALAAAVMLGCLLLSLPLAYYIAFKATRNKTLLYTLIILPLWVSYIVRAYAWKIILGEEGVLNSALRYVGLTDEPIRVLLYSDVAVFICMVHIYTPFVLMPVYTAFEQIPRALVEASKDLGAGRWTTFRKVVFPLSLPGIIAGGTFAFVLSLGDFLAPILLGGPDTLFISTIFQNMFGTSNDKPLGSAIGIVLLLVVLAVLELSSRAEKRFSSLESARA